A part of Paenibacillus sp. IHBB 10380 genomic DNA contains:
- a CDS encoding DUF4240 domain-containing protein, which translates to MNNNFWELINRSKEHGEGQVEWLTNELVKQKTDEIFNFENEFKNKMDQSYTPSLWGAAFVIMGGCSDDGFDYFRGWLISRGEELYNKALKNPEYLAEYLTEDNLQEDVFAPQLEEILSVASDAYTYQKNGEFEYDDEINTEFFDELEVRGYKFEPIEIEFDWEEEDLEERYPLLWEKFGENPLT; encoded by the coding sequence ATGAATAATAACTTTTGGGAATTGATAAATCGTTCCAAAGAACATGGTGAAGGACAAGTAGAATGGTTAACCAATGAATTAGTTAAACAAAAAACTGATGAGATTTTTAATTTTGAAAATGAGTTCAAGAACAAGATGGATCAGTCTTATACACCTTCATTATGGGGAGCAGCTTTCGTAATAATGGGGGGATGTTCCGATGATGGATTTGACTACTTTAGAGGTTGGTTAATTTCTAGAGGAGAAGAACTATATAATAAGGCATTAAAGAATCCTGAATATTTGGCTGAATATTTGACAGAAGATAATTTACAAGAAGATGTATTTGCACCTCAATTGGAAGAGATCTTATCAGTGGCATCAGATGCATACACATATCAAAAAAACGGTGAATTTGAGTATGATGACGAAATTAATACAGAGTTTTTTGATGAATTAGAAGTCAGAGGATATAAATTTGAACCAATAGAAATCGAATTTGATTGGGAAGAAGAAGACCTAGAGGAAAGATATCCATTATTGTGGGAAAAATTTGGAGAGAACCCACTTACATAG
- a CDS encoding HXXEE domain-containing protein yields MFGFNFLLLIHVFTHLTQSIYLKCYTPEVVTGLLITLPYSIYLFYRMIIEELVSLKGVFFYMRHQVCYLFL; encoded by the coding sequence TTGTTCGGTTTCAATTTCTTGTTATTGATCCATGTTTTTACTCATCTGACGCAGTCAATTTATCTGAAATGTTATACCCCTGAAGTCGTTACTGGGTTATTAATTACACTGCCGTATTCAATTTATTTATTTTATAGAATGATTATTGAAGAACTTGTATCTTTAAAAGGAGTTTTTTTTTATATGCGCCATCAGGTTTGCTACTTATTCCTTTAG
- a CDS encoding helix-turn-helix domain-containing protein, whose protein sequence is MHLLKLTEVIRWQAGVEKIVVSDEFPSLLSCDHTIKIRWDSEWRLLQKGQMLLLRAGKMVELDIAAAPNSVQLFRVCFQSYALIEDNGDKLTYSLDPTQLPAHGSVADTGTLTYRAVTVLKELAKESMTDGHAVQARQHYLLSELLDLFIQALKPVEEKVDSVIWEALEYMNRHYDRQLTRSQMAKMVGFNTSYFSRLFHKRVGRSFSDHLSRVRVDKAKQYLLTSDATLGAIAAKVGYADGLYLSRKFKQIVGMSPTEYRNLPKPKRIVAMQYTGDLLALGIKPIAAPFTPWEVSPFLIEELEGMLDMEQDETMRRLQTIEVDMIVAPEYLYYWPGKLEQLEQLASVIVLPWNRLDRMEAVRLMGRVVGREDAAEQWIHRYMSRAASIASKLKELIRPGDTVGLYEVREDYTICIWNSTARGSFNLYHGLKLTPHPRIQQEVLALDTHLFIDESLLPEYAADHMFVVLPSGSSDLYHSFPDKLNDRQVWRKLLAQGRRRIYPLKLEEFWCNDAAALEKQLGIMADLLLGGTVVHTK, encoded by the coding sequence ATGCATTTACTGAAACTAACAGAAGTCATTAGATGGCAAGCAGGAGTGGAGAAGATTGTGGTGTCAGATGAGTTTCCTTCGCTGCTAAGCTGTGATCATACAATAAAAATCCGATGGGACAGCGAGTGGAGGCTTCTCCAGAAGGGGCAAATGCTACTGCTGCGAGCTGGCAAGATGGTGGAACTGGATATAGCAGCAGCGCCTAATTCCGTGCAACTATTCAGGGTTTGTTTTCAGAGTTATGCTCTTATTGAGGATAACGGGGACAAGCTTACATATAGCTTGGATCCTACGCAGCTGCCTGCTCACGGTTCTGTTGCCGATACAGGGACATTGACTTATCGAGCTGTAACCGTACTGAAAGAACTTGCGAAGGAATCTATGACGGATGGGCATGCTGTACAAGCCAGACAACATTACCTGTTAAGCGAGCTGCTGGACTTGTTTATTCAGGCGTTGAAGCCAGTCGAAGAAAAGGTGGATTCTGTTATATGGGAAGCTCTAGAATATATGAATCGTCATTACGATCGACAATTGACTCGCTCTCAGATGGCGAAGATGGTCGGGTTTAATACGAGTTATTTCTCTCGTTTGTTCCATAAACGGGTGGGCCGCAGCTTCTCCGATCATCTGAGCCGGGTCAGAGTGGATAAAGCGAAGCAATATTTGCTCACTAGTGATGCAACGTTGGGCGCGATCGCGGCAAAGGTTGGGTACGCAGACGGACTGTATCTGAGCCGCAAGTTCAAGCAGATTGTCGGAATGTCACCAACTGAATACCGGAATCTGCCTAAGCCCAAGCGTATTGTGGCGATGCAGTATACAGGTGACCTATTAGCTCTTGGGATTAAGCCGATTGCGGCGCCGTTTACGCCGTGGGAAGTGTCTCCGTTCTTGATCGAGGAACTGGAGGGAATGCTTGATATGGAGCAGGATGAAACGATGAGGCGTTTACAAACGATTGAAGTGGATATGATTGTGGCTCCGGAGTATCTTTATTACTGGCCGGGCAAATTAGAGCAGTTGGAGCAGCTTGCAAGCGTGATTGTGCTACCGTGGAACCGGTTGGATCGGATGGAGGCGGTTCGTCTTATGGGGCGGGTCGTTGGTCGAGAAGACGCAGCAGAACAGTGGATTCATCGTTATATGTCGCGGGCAGCTTCAATAGCCTCCAAGCTGAAAGAGCTGATCCGTCCAGGTGACACGGTCGGGCTATACGAGGTCAGGGAAGACTATACGATTTGTATCTGGAATTCGACCGCCAGAGGTTCCTTTAATTTATACCATGGATTAAAGTTGACGCCGCATCCCCGAATTCAGCAAGAGGTACTTGCACTGGACACTCATCTGTTTATTGATGAGTCGCTTCTGCCCGAGTACGCGGCAGATCATATGTTTGTAGTGCTCCCTTCCGGGTCATCTGACTTGTATCACAGCTTTCCGGATAAGCTTAACGATCGGCAAGTATGGCGAAAACTGTTGGCCCAAGGCAGACGACGTATTTATCCGCTTAAGCTGGAGGAGTTCTGGTGTAATGATGCTGCAGCCTTGGAGAAGCAACTTGGTATTATGGCAGATCTGCTGCTTGGTGGTACAGTTGTCCACACGAAGTAA
- a CDS encoding ABC transporter substrate-binding protein has translation MIRLNQREWGAILIALFVVVLSGCGGSGNGEPVHSVSATNTAASTGSGDTESVAQGTSPRTEEKSAPNAKQDTQIVSTKHGDVEIPAHPQRIITQGYLANFLAFGIKPVGAPYWEIDSPYMKHLSEGIEDIGQIDGGSVEKMLSLNSDLIVTVGGDEKLNEQYRKIAPTLVIPYGTYHEVHVEMRAFGEILGKEKEAEEWLAVFDDKVKKAKASIQGLVKEGSTYSIMGPFGKEFYIYGDGVNRGGQAIYQQLGLTPPDKVRKDLIEAKIDALSISEEKMADYAGDYIFLDISGGAEFDENSPIWASLDAVKNNRVFKLDGDRFWPYDPIAVQAQVEEVAAMIQERQGTTK, from the coding sequence TTGATAAGGCTTAATCAGAGAGAATGGGGTGCAATCCTAATAGCGTTATTCGTAGTTGTACTTAGCGGATGTGGTGGATCTGGGAACGGCGAACCTGTTCATTCCGTGTCCGCCACGAATACGGCTGCATCAACTGGCAGTGGGGACACTGAATCAGTTGCACAGGGTACATCTCCTCGTACAGAAGAGAAATCCGCTCCGAATGCAAAACAGGATACCCAAATCGTATCAACAAAACATGGAGATGTTGAAATACCTGCACATCCACAGCGAATTATTACACAAGGTTATTTAGCCAATTTTCTGGCATTCGGAATTAAGCCCGTGGGTGCGCCTTATTGGGAAATCGACAGCCCGTACATGAAACATTTATCGGAAGGTATCGAGGATATCGGCCAAATTGATGGCGGCTCAGTTGAGAAAATGTTATCGCTTAATTCTGACTTGATTGTGACAGTTGGGGGAGATGAGAAGCTGAATGAGCAGTATCGAAAAATTGCGCCAACGCTAGTGATTCCTTATGGTACTTATCACGAGGTGCATGTCGAAATGAGAGCGTTCGGCGAGATTCTCGGTAAGGAGAAGGAAGCTGAGGAATGGCTTGCTGTGTTTGACGATAAGGTAAAGAAGGCTAAAGCTTCAATACAAGGGCTGGTTAAGGAAGGATCGACTTATTCGATTATGGGGCCCTTCGGAAAAGAGTTTTATATTTACGGAGATGGCGTTAACCGCGGCGGACAAGCCATCTACCAACAGCTTGGTCTGACCCCGCCTGACAAGGTGAGGAAGGATCTGATTGAAGCTAAGATAGACGCGCTTAGCATATCCGAGGAGAAGATGGCTGATTATGCGGGCGATTATATCTTTCTCGATATATCTGGCGGTGCCGAGTTCGACGAGAATTCACCGATATGGGCTTCGCTTGATGCGGTAAAGAACAACCGGGTGTTCAAGCTGGATGGAGACCGGTTCTGGCCGTATGATCCCATTGCCGTTCAAGCTCAGGTGGAAGAAGTAGCAGCAATGATTCAGGAGCGTCAAGGTACAACAAAGTAA